Proteins from one Penicillium digitatum chromosome 2, complete sequence genomic window:
- a CDS encoding Fungal transcriptional regulatory protein, N-terminal — translation MTGGLTVDHIDDRSSYVRSPLPTRVRSACERCRRHKSRCDPVRPCSVCIRANVDCQLPPTIQPRRATLPKRLGSKKAPRTDQRRSKLSPVTPTEKSPDENGPIRGQILPGQSRSIDTHPRGEDTDFPVGDGDMPSSLNCGEAESAIGIARRICQLGSHNIDEQTTSAIPGYQASVGVSMADSVTGQRAPISSILRQPFPPMELVCSLLEEYFDAIHWFSLAVYEPKFRKSLLSIADGSAHPSQRPFLVLLAMMLAMASWYRSKKSCTDPTENGEDMKKLNADLLGLVESNLVELMDQPSVASAQTCILLGSHHVYHGRPNLSFSLLGATIKMAQSLGIHRGLQRGDFENIEERKRVWWTIYTWDRFASITYGRPLGINDKDCNLDMPADVFENPNFVAPASGEASLICYSTYQRELNQLYLIASPALKTVFGSRTLRTSEQLNGDTYLTLVRQVTENLQKWRSCLPSHLALDLNRDLNPNDRPSLRAYALQSLSLQLTYDNVLIVLHRPLLARQVDHLYTVNKQAAEESRTDNTMYNPTTAPSVAQSRLSPDSAFSHTQITSPDLWKNAATRTSRVTELPALAQLATESHLCAFLAINLFNAAIVLAVIALSEPLSDTAQEVKRTITRILRLQDLLGRRSALSKQSTAVLRNVVIMLLRRESAAMLAPITGTSQVVGHQPLQTLADPSSISVEDTLRMPLDAAWDSRNPLARDQRLPDLSRADRLNSSLSSVQYALGPGDRSAGIATGGDNLQLGDIVEPGMQTHESWQLPAEYDWNMPGLSWEPVENNHQDSVEGGLYWLWDMTWNGIGG, via the exons ATGACTGGGGGTTTAACTGTTGACCATATCGACGACAGAAGCAGCTACGTCCGGTCGCCATTGCCAACCAGAGTCCGGAGTGCCTGCGAAAGATGTCGTCGCCACAAATCTCGG TGTGATCCCGTTCGGCCTTGCTCGGTGTGCATTCGAGCCAATGTTGATTGCCAACTACCTCCAACCATCCAACCACGGAGGGCCACTCTGCCGAA GCGCCTGGGTTCTAAAAAAGCCCCGCGAACTGACCAACGTCGGTCTAAACTGTCTCCGGTGACTCCTACCGAAAAGTCACCGGATGAAAATGGCCCTATTCGCGGTCAAATACTTCCTGGTCAGAGTAGATCGATAGATACCCACCCGAGGGGCGAGGATACTGACTTCCCCGTCGGAGATGGGGATATGCCTTCATCTCTCAACTGTGGTGAAGCCGAATCCGCCATAGGAATTGCTCGAAGAATCTGTCAACTTGGCAGCCATAACATTGATGAACAAACCACATCCGCCATACCCGGCTATCAGGCCAGCGTTGGTGTGTCCATGGCAGATTCGGTAACGGGCCAGCGCGCTCCGATATCTTCCATATTGCGCCAGCCGTTCCCTCCCATGGAGCTTGTTTGCAGTCTGTTGGAAGAATATTTTGACGCTATACACTGGTTTTCTCTCGCCGTTTACGAGCCAAAATTTAGAAAGAGTCTTCTTTCTATCGCGGATGGTTCTGCACACCCCTCACAACGACCGTTTCTCGTGCTGTTAGCCATGATGCTTGCAATGGCATCATGGTACCGATCCAAGAAGAGTTGCACTGATCCGACCGAAAACGGCGAGGAtatgaagaaattgaatgCCGACTTGTTAGGGCTGGTTGAGTCAAATCTAGTGGAATTAATGGATCAACCTTCTGTCGCCTCGGCCCAGACCTGCATTCTCTTAGGATCGCATCACGTCTACCACGGCCGTCCAaatctctctttttctttattAGGAGCAACCATAAAGATGGCTCAGTCTCTAGGGATTCACCGGGGACTTCAACGGGGGGACTTCGAAAATAtcgaagaaagaaaaagagttTGGTGGACAATTTATACATGGGACCGGTTCGCTTCAATTACCTATGGCCGGCCATTGGGCATCAACGACAAGGATTGCAATCTGGACATGCCAGCCGATGTGTTTGAGAACCCGAATTTTGTTGCTCCGGCCTCCGGTGAGGCAAGCCTCATATGCTATTCGACTTACCAGCGGGAATTGAACCAGCTCTACTTGATTGCATCGCCTGCTCTCAAGACCGTTTTCGGCTCACGCACTCTCAGGACGTCCGAGCAGCTCAACGGTGACACATATCTCACACTAGTCAGACAAGTCACCGAGAACCTCCAAAAATGGCGGTCCTGCCTACCGAGTCATTTAGCGTTGGATCTTAATCGGGACCTCAATCCCAATGATAGGCCGAGCTTGAGGGCATACGCCCTGCAGTCTCTGTCGCTACAGCTGACTTACGACAATGTTCTCATTGTGCTGCATCGACCTCTGTTAGCACGGCAGGTTGATCATCTCTATACTGTGAATAAGCAGGCAGCGGAGGAAAGCAGAACAGACAATACCATGTATAATCCGACCACCGCTCCCTCCGTGGCCCAGTCGCGCTTATCTCCCGACTCTGCATTTTCCCATACCCAGATCACAAGTCCTGATCTATGGAAGAATGCCGCAACGAGAACATCGAGAGTCACAGAACTGCCAGCTCTAGCTCAGCTCGCCACCGAAAGCCATCTCTGCGCATTTCTCGCCATCAACCTATTCAATGCCGCGATTGTGTTGGCTGTGATAGCTCTTTCGGAGCCTCTTTCCGATACCGCACAGGAAGTGAAACGAACAATTACTCGCATTCTGCGCCTGCAAGATCTGCTTGGAAGACGGTCTGCATTATCGAAACAGAGCACGGCTGTGCTGAGGAATGTCGTAATTATGCTTCTCCGTCGTGAATCAGCTGCCATGCTTGCTCCCATTACCGGAACAAGCCAAGTAGTGGGTCACCAGCCTTTGCAGACTCTGGCAGATCCGTCATCGATTTCTGTTGAAGACACACTTCGGATGCCGCTCGATGCGGCATGGGATTCTCGCAATCCTCTTGCCAGGGACCAACGTCTGCCGGACCTCAGCAGGGCTGATCGTCTGAACAGTAGCTTATCATCTGTTCAATATG CTTTGGGCCCAGGGGACCGCTCTGCCGGTATTGCTACTGGTGGAGATAACCTTCAACTTGGTGATATTGTTGAGCCAGGCATGCAGACACACGAATCATGGCAGTTGCCAGCCGAATACGATTGGAACATGCCTGGTCTTTCATGGGAACCCGTTGAAAACAATCACCAAGATAGTGTTGAAGGCGGGTTGTATTGGTTATGGGACATGACATGGAATGGGATTGGGGGGTAA
- a CDS encoding Ste50p, translated as MSLHTSYHADSDADDEYERSVITSPHLHIDSESSPTDSSIHSSEHTPTKFGHPIDGPRSPRTLIIEWGIDECNEFLTSLGLLQYHGTFRENGIVGEALIALKHEELKEMGINSVGHRLTILKSVYEIKVKQDVPLDADHYIPLTADQSMNETATQEDLARLIKSIQVRDEKLMLVETELRRITDDYRRLREEILPVIKVVKDRSQPLPPPSSHGQSSENWHDSTATLTSTPQPTITQELSSSSKIARAFSKRIHPNSASSKLNSPTYPPSTGYDGRSHHDTLNPSGTALAPSSHLTASMNGGSQLSPGIPSPTSPHHHHAHPQTLNPRSYTQPLSSANRNTAYDYAEPTPTIHSRDRSTPSQLTASRVETPSTASRLDPRLDRSDSRGGGGGGGGSENPNSVEIFKSFRVSWEDPCYKVLPAALKKYNINSDWKNYALYIVYGDQERCLELKEKPLLLFKQLEKEGRKPMFMLRKIHVDNASGNSGLGALAPNGASFNGGQGQINLPGGVL; from the exons ATGTCCCTCCACACCTCCTACCACGCCGACTCCGATGCGGACGATGAGTACGAGCGCAGTGTCATAACTTCACCACACCTTCACATCGACTCGGAATCTTCTCCCACCGACTCCTCCATTCATTCATCCGAACACACTCCGACCAAATTTGGACATCCGATCGATGGGCCTCGCTCACCGCGAACACTCATTATCGAATGGGGTATCGATGAGTGCAATGAATTTTTGACCTCACTTGGACTACTGCAATACCATGGCACATTTCGGG AGAACGGGATTGTCGGTGAAGCCTTGATTGCCCTGAAGCATGAGGAGCTGAAGGAAATGGGCATCAACAGTGTGGGACATCGACTGACGATTTTAAAAAGCGTGTATGAAATCAAAGTCAAGCAAGATGTTCCTCTCGATGCAGATCATTACATACCACTTA CTGCTGACCAGAGTATGAATGAAACTGCGACACAAGAGGATCTCGCACGTTTAATCAAGTCGATCCAAGTTCGAGACGAGAAGCTCATGTTGGTTGAAACGGAGTTGCGCCGGATCACAGACGATTACCGGCGATTGCGCGAAGAAATCCTGCCAGTGATCAAAGTCGTAAAAGATCGGTCACAGCCATTGCCTCCGCCTTCTTCGCATGGGCAATCTTCAGAAAACTGGCACGACAGCACGGCCACTCTCACGTCAACTCCCCAACCTACAATCACCCAGGAACTTTCTTCATCGTCGAAAATTGCGCGGGCCTTTTCCAAGCGCATTCATCCTAACAGTGCCTCATCCAAACTTAACTCGCCAACATACCCTCCATCTACAGGCTATGATGGACGCTCTCATCACGACACTCTTAATCCGTCCGGCACAGCCTTGGCCCCCTCATCCCATTTGACAGCCTCAATGAATGGAGGGTCACAACTGTCACCTGGAATTCCTTCACCAACATCACCTCACCACCACCACGCTCACCCCCAGACACTCAATCCACGATCATATACCCAACCACTCTCCAGTGCAAACCGCAACACGGCCTATGATTATGCCGAACCGACCCCGACAATACATTCTAGAGACCGATCCACTCCGAGTCAGCTTACAGCATCCCGTGTCGAGACACCATCTACTGCATCACGTTTGGACCCACGACTCGACAGGTCTGACTCACGGGGTGGTGGCGGCGGAGGTGGAGGCAGCGAGAATCCAAATAGCGTGGAAATCTTCAAGTCCTTCCGTGTCTCTTGGGAAGACCCCTGCTACAAGGTCCTACCAGCTGCTCTCAAGAAATACAACATCAACTCTGACTGGAAGAACTACGCGCTTTACATTGTGTATGGAGATCAAGAGCGTTGtttggaattgaaggagAAACCCCTTCTCTTGTTCAAACAGCTAGAAAAGGAAGGACGGAAGCCAATGTTCATGTTGCGGAAGATCCACGTGGACAACGCTTCGGGAAATTCAGGGCTTGGTGCACTAGCACCCAACGGCGCTAGCTTCAACGGTGGTCAAGGACAAATCAATCTTCCAGGCGGCGTGCTCTGA
- a CDS encoding Transcription factor, enhancer of yellow 2 has protein sequence MPPSTSTNGASSTPDALESDLLVKLSASCALEDLQENLLGSLHRLGWTDKVTTLATELLRAGRCETFDDVMAAVLASAEGRTHPALGTKSMHGETTNGSKETNGIKKGNKAKDHPYDPLKYIEEIDIRIPETVVDEGVRGLKDIIREVADLEGESAPNGDKK, from the coding sequence ATGCCtccctccacctccaccaaTGGAGCCTCCTCCACCCCCGACGCCCTCGAATCCGACCTCCTCGTCAAGCTGTCTGCCAGCTGCGCACTCGAAGATCTGCAGGAAAACCTCCTTGGCTCCCTCCACCGCTTGGGCTGGACAGACAAAGTGACCACCCTCGCCACAGAACTCCTCCGCGCCGGCCGCTGTGAGACCTTCGACGACGTGATGGCGGCAGTGCTCGCTTCGGCAGAGGGCCGAACCCACCCCGCACTGGGGACCAAGAGCATGCACGGTGAAACTACAAACGGATCAAAAGAGACCAATGGTATCAAAAAAGGCAACAAAGCCAAAGATCACCCATACGACCCTCTGaagtacattgaggagatCGATATCCGCATTCCGGAGACCGTGGTCGACGAAGGCGTTCGCGGATTGAAAGACATCATACGAGAAGTGGCCGACTTGGAAGGCGAGAGCGCGCCCAACGGCGACAAAAAATAA
- a CDS encoding Lipase/esterase, putative: protein MADFTEYGRPSAEWIALEPTLPEPPKDLSAEQLKTLLNKGREAAAAQDMIDGLGAAVQLHDYTITARDGAPLQARTYRPVGVPNSERLPVYVHLHGGGFLFGTLSSEDAICSRIVTSRTQKGTPVVVLNVNYRHAPEYLYPTAWNDAEDAFVWLHENMAEIGGISEQVVVGGISAGAWLTASLALAQLRGEDRRLAACPKIAGQVLMIPCLVQWDYYAPRLEQLKHPDLSSFVQCAEAPVLPVARMKLFNGLLGLNNIKDAAGDRRMNPGNATAEEVKDLPPTTFGIAGNDPLRDEGLFYGQHLAANGIPTNVNVFPGVPHGFRRYKQLPDCKRWDEVMSDGIAWALTKPAPRPFEIKSK from the exons ATGGCCGACTTTACTGAATATGGCAGGCCAAGCGCCGAATGGATCGCTCTTGAGCCTACGCTGCCTGAGCCCCCCAAGGATCTCTCGGCGGAACAATTGAAGACTTTATTAAACAAGGGTCGTGAGGCAGCCGCCGCCCAAGATATGATTGACGGCCTCGGTGCCGCAGTTCAATTGCACGACTACACAATCACAGCTCGCGACGGCGCGCCCCTCCAAGCGCGTACCTACCGCCCAGTCGGCGTCCCAAACTCCGAGCGCCTGCCTGTTTACGTCCATCTCCACGGTGGAGGTTTTCTTTTCGGGACACTTTCTTCTGAAGATGCCATTTGCTCGCGGATTGTCACCTCACGTACCCAGAAGGGTACCCCAGTCGTGGTCTTGAACGTCAACTACCGACACGCCCCCGAATATCTCTATCCGACTGCTTGGAACGACGCTGAAGATGCGTTTGTCTGGTTACATGAGAACATGGCCGAGATTGGCGGGATCAGTGAGCAGGTTGTTGTGGGTGGTATTTCAGCTGGTGCATGGTTGACTGCGTCGTTGGCGCTGGCTCAACTGCGCGGCGAGGATAGGCGCTTAGCGGCCTGCCCCAAGATCGCGGGACAGGTCCTCATGATTCCGTGTCTTGTACAATGGGATTACTATGCACCGAGACTGGAACAGCTCAAGCATCCTGATTTGTCGAGCTTTGTGCAATGTGCCGAGGCGCCAGTCCTGCCAGTGGCTCGAATGAAATTATTCaacggacttctcgggctcAATAACATCAAGGATGCTGCTGGGGATCGTCGGATGAACCCCGGAAATGCTACGGCGGAAGAGGTCAAGGACTTGCCGCCGACGACGTTTGGAATCGCGGGAAATGACCCATTGAGAGATGAGGGTTTATTCTATGGACAGCATCTCGCTGCGAACGG CATTCCCACTAATGTTAATGTCTTCCCCGGTGTCCCTCATGGGTTCAGGAGGTACAAGCAGCTGCCCGACTGCAAAAGGTGGGATGAGGTTATGAGCGATGGCATTGCCTGGGCACTGACAAAGCCTGCGCCTCGTCCATTTGAGATTAAATCCAAATAA
- a CDS encoding Major facilitator superfamily domain, general substrate transporter yields MAAESETPCSPPDETKNATTIDRDVEEVTLSYRPSRWQSNITIISCYIANFSDGFQNTLANPTNVIFKHVLGADGFSPEMKTRISNSVIVGAILGVVVFGYTSDMFSRRAGLLFTSSLVAIGTLMAALALQVHPSSKMLWYFVVVRGIAGFGVGGEYPPSAAAGIEESDWILRKYRGPMFVSFTTLMATLAGPILMIIYLITLIATDNNLVVAFHAIYSIATLLPVSIVVLRLFMVDSSLFHYSNFKRQRKSWRLCLLLARRYWGRLLTTSVAFFLYDFINFPNSIMSSTIISSLVKDHNVRTTAVWQVILAVLPVPGVVLGAWLTNAIGRRWTGILGFAGYVVLGFIIGGTYSKLSQNIAAFVVLYGLLQAFGHMGPGATIGLISSESFPTAMRSMGYGVSTAFGRTGAAVGTQCFTPLRDHAGNSSTFYLAGGVAVLGMTVYYLLPESGDLDLEKEDKELNEYLMQHGFTTDVKE; encoded by the exons atggCGGCCGAAAGCGAGACACCATGCAGTCCACCGGACGAGACGAAAAATGCCACTACTATTGATAGGGATGTTGAAGAAGTGACACTTTCATATCGTCCAAGCAGATGGCAAAGTAATATCACAATTATCAGTTGT TACATCGCCAACTTTAGCGATGGCTTTCAAAACACCCTCGCCAATCCTACAAATGTGATTTTTAAGCACGTGCTTGGAGCTGATGGATTTTCTCCCGAGATGAAGACTCGCATAAGCAACTCGGTCATTGTCGGAGCGATCCTTGGCGTTGTGGTTTTCGGATACACCTCAGATATGTTTTCACGACGCGCTGGATTGCTCTTTACATCCTCCTTGGTCGCAATCGGCACTTTGATGGCGGCACTGGCTCTGCAGGTACATCCCTCGAGCAAGATGCTGTGGTATTTTGTTGTAGTTCGTGGAATTGCTGGATTCGGCGTGGGAGGTGAATATCCTCCTAGTGCCGCTGCTGGCATTGAAGAATCGGACTGG ATCCTGCGTAAATATAGAGGACCGATGTTTGTATCCTTTACGACGTTGATGGCCACACTCGCGGGCCCAATTTTGATGATCATCTATTTGATCACACTCATTGCCACGGACAACAACCTTGTTGTTGCCTTCCATGCCATTTACTCCATTGCCACTCTCCTTCCAGTCTCGATTGTAGTTTTGAGACTGTTCATGGTGGACTCGTCTCTGTTCCACTATTCCAATTTCAAGCGGCAGCGGAAGTCGTGGCGCCTTTGCCTCCTTCTGGCACGGCGTTATTGGGGGAGACTATTGACTACATCGGTGGCCTTTTTTCTGTATGATTTCATTAATTTCCCCAACAGCATCATGTCCAGCACGATCATCTCATCTTTGGTTAAAGATCACAATGTGCGAACGACTGCTGTGTGGCAGGTCATTTTGGCGGTCTTGCCAGTTCCCGGCGTGGTGTTGGGGGCCTGGCTCACTAATGCGATTGGACGTCGCTGGACTGGAATTTTGGGCTTCGCTGGATATGTTGTGCTTGGTTTCATTATCGGTGGCACATATTCGAAGCTTTCTCAAAATATTGCCGCCTTCGTTGTGCTGTATGGTCTGTTGCAAGCATTCGGCCACATGGGACCTGGTGCCACCATTGGGCTTATATCATCTGAGTCTTTCCCTACTGCCATGAGGTCTATGGGATATGGCGTCTCGACAGCCTTCGGTAGAACAGGTGCTGCTGTTGGTACTCAGTGCTTTACCCCCCTGCGGGACCATGCTGGTAACAGCTCCACCTTTTACTTGGCTGGCGGCGTCGCTGTTCTCGGCATGACGGTCTACTACTTGTTACCTGAAAGTGgagatttggatttggagaagGAAGATAAGGAGCTTAACGAATATCTCATGCAGCACGGATTTACGACCGATGTGAAAGAGTGA
- a CDS encoding Zinc finger, FYVE/PHD-type produces MVELSDGVGGAVTSSYAVQDRTQVAEVDPSMIIEYVEDDFTDLQPCTICGQADNEDVLLLCDGCDGPSHLYCLGLDEIPSGSWYCQQCEELRALGPASEVSARPSRAIEQRSRRTRAQQRRLQNRTQTNSLHWARVWQSVWDHLNLDLDFPFDDDRSAERAMQQRRREEANQREFQAWQRRFEVAERQGGGSRFRDTVSLFDLDHARPSRPRVPRVPTPEPESLEEMRAWNAFERAREIENNPSAARKRKEPTMSPSPEPTEPERKLKRPRTRRPQELAARAQQTPNGESSKTTSSNVRPSNDPAGPSFLSSLLKEVEDAPSHSYGPSASTSVAPADHPSPGPSSPSISPASSRYSSPLLSAATPPLFPRSRPISPLQLSSPAQPSSPPFSPELSSGSPSSNGAKENKPQRQPGRPRSRIPQRALCFGASRSPDSSPTRAGPSLALKADIQKMVGTGLKPHYKKKTISKEQYTNINRSISRILYERVGDKETLEPDERTNLETEAKHEVQNTIDALNMKSKEKQKQRMVATDTDGDL; encoded by the exons ATGGTGGAGTTGAGTGATGGTGTCGGAG GAGCTGTTACTTCATCCTACGCTGTGCAGGACCGAACCCAAGTGGCCGAAGTTGACCCTTCTATGATAATAGAATATGTGGAGGATGACTTCACCGATCTTCAACCATGTACAATTTGCGGACAAGCCGACAACGAGGATGTTCTCCTTTTATGCGATGGGTGTGATGGGCCTTCTCACTTATACTGCTTAGGTTTGGACGAGATCCCCTCGGGGTCATGGTACTGCCAACAATGCGAAGAACTACGTGCTCTGGGACCGGCGTCCGAGGTATCAGCACGGCCGTCTCGGGCGATCGAGCAGCGCAGTCGACGAACTAGGGCTCAACAGAGACGACTACAAAATCGAACCCAGACGAATTCTCTACATTGGGCACGAGTCTGGCAGTCCGTTTGGGATCATCTGAATCTCGATCTCGATTTCCCATTCGATGACGATCGATCTGCTGAACGTGCGATGCAACAACGCCGTCGCGAGGAGGCCAACCAGCGTGAATTTCAAGCCTGGCAACGCCGTTTTGAAGTCGCTGAGCGACAAGGTGGCGGCAGCCGGTTTCGTGATACGGTATCCCTGTTCGATCTTGACCATGCCCGACCATCGCGACCCCGGGTTCCTAGAGTTCCGACACCAGAGCCTGAGTCCTTGGAAGAGATGCGGGCTTGGAACGCCTTCGAAAGGGCACGAGAGATCGAAAATAACCCGAGCGCAGCCAGGAAGCGCAAAGAGCCGACCATGTCGCCGTCCCCGGAGCCCACAGAACCAGAGCGCAAGTTGAAGCGCCCTCGAACGAGGAGGCCACAGGAGCTCGCAGCTCGCGCACAGCAGACTCCAAATGGTGAATCATCCAAAACTACGAGCTCCAATGTACGACCGAGTAATGATCCCGCCGGACCAAGTTTCCTGTCATCATTGTTGAAGGAAGTCGAAGACGCACCGAGTCATTCATATGGACCTTCCGCTTCGACATCTGTCGCTCCTGCTGACCACCCATCTCCCGGTCCCTCTTCCCCCTCCATCTCTCCCGCCTCATCTCGTTACTCTTCCCCTCTTCTCTCAGCGGCCACACCGCCACTTTTTCCGCGAAGCCGGCCCATCTCCCCTCTTCAACTATCCTCCCCTGCCCAGCCCTCATCTCCTCCTTTCTCCCCCGAACTATCATCGGGTAGTCCATCGTCAAATGGCGCCAAAGAAAATAAGCCACAACGCCAGCCCGGCCGTCCTCGCTCCCGCATTCCCCAACGAGCACTGTGTTTCGGGGCCTCTCGCTCACCCGACTCATCCCCCACTAGAGCCGGTCCATCCTTAGCCCTCAAAGCCGATATACAGAAAATGGTGGGCACTGGGTTAAAGCCCCACTATAAGAAAAAGACCATCTCGAAGGAGCAATATACAAACATCAATCGATCCATCTCTCGCATACTCTATGAGCGGGTCGGCGACAAGGAAACCCTTGAGCCGGATGAACGTACCAATCTCGAAACAGAGGCCAAGCACGAAGTGCAGAATACAATTGACGCACTGAACATGAAGagcaaagaaaaacagaAACAGCGCATGGTCGCGACCGACACCGACGGTGATCTATAA